The genomic region GACGACCCCGAGGTCATTCAGTTGCTGTTACAAGTCGCGATGCAAGATCCCTTTAAACGTGAAAGCCGTTTTCAAGACAATCCTCGCCTAACTGCCCTCGAAGCCCTGCTCCGCCAAGCACCGACTGCCCCGAATATCATGGAGCTGCTGCGCGATAGAGCTGAACATGATGGAGATGAACAATTACGGGATTGGGCACAGGAGAGATTGGGTAGTGCTATATGAAGCCGAAGGGCACCCTAGTCAACCCACCTGCAAAACCTGGGTGGCTGTTAGGTTCAGATTGCCCAGCAGTGGCGAGACCACAGATTCATCCCCAGAATATACCGCCTCTTCATAGAGTCCCTCCACCCACTCCAGCACCGTCACCCGCTGCTGCATCGGGTCTACAATCCAATATTCAGCAATGCCCCGTGCGGCATACTCCGATCGCTTGTAGCGATAATCCCGATTCTCCTGCCCTGGGCTGACCACCTCAACCACCAACAGCGGCGGCGGCATATCGAGCAAGACGAGCGATCGACTGGCTCCTGCTAATGCAGCAACTCCCTCGTCTGAGAAGATCACCAGATCGGGGACACGCACGGATAGGCGAGTGCTACTCACCGCAACCTTTGTCTTCATTGACAGGCGATCAAATGAAATCCCCAGCTTCAGGAACGTCGCCACCAAAAACATTGCGATGCGGCGGTTAAGTTCACTCTCAGCAGGCATCGCAATCAAGTCCCCATTTTCTAGTTCATACCAGTTATCCGTTCCATCGTCATAGGATAGGAATTCCTCAAAGGTCATCTTTGCAACGGCAATCGTCATCTCCCTACCTCCTGACACATGTGACGGCCCCCTGCATGACGTTGAAGCCGAGTCTCTCCATTATCCCAACATCTCCTTCAGTTCAAGCATCCCCTTGTGATGTTGAGTCCGGTTGAAAGGTCATATACTGGGATATCCTGCATTCAATTCCCCGCTTCGCCGCCCCCTTGGCAAGGGAACTACAGATATTGGGGTTCTGCCACAGCCTTGAAGTCTACCGCCGCTGCCGTAAATCCTTGGCCTTTTGCCGCAGCCGCACAAAGAAATCCGACTCGGTGATTTCCGCCACTTGGCTAGCCCGCTTCGCCTCATCCACCTCAATGCGCAACTCCTGCAATTGCTCTTGCAGCTTCGCCTCTCGCTGCCGAGCGGCCTCCATTTGCCGTTGGTAGAACAGCGCATTTTCAATCGCCGGGGCAGACTGAAGGGCGATCGCTGTCAGCAGCTTCAAATCCGCTGCGGTATAGGTAAACAACTCCGAGTGATGGATGCTAATCACCCCAATGACCCGATCCAGGGCCTTCATGGGCGCACAAAGGAGCGATCGAATACCAGGGACAACCTCCCCATAGCGCACATCAGCGACCACATCATTGACAATTTCGGAGATCCCCGTCTTGGCTACATAGCCAGCAATCCCCTCTCCCAAGGCCGTCTTAGGTTCCGCGACTGCCGGATCC from Candidatus Obscuribacterales bacterium harbors:
- a CDS encoding Uma2 family endonuclease, coding for MTIAVAKMTFEEFLSYDDGTDNWYELENGDLIAMPAESELNRRIAMFLVATFLKLGISFDRLSMKTKVAVSSTRLSVRVPDLVIFSDEGVAALAGASRSLVLLDMPPPLLVVEVVSPGQENRDYRYKRSEYAARGIAEYWIVDPMQQRVTVLEWVEGLYEEAVYSGDESVVSPLLGNLNLTATQVLQVG
- a CDS encoding GAF domain-containing protein is translated as MAEIRLRSILRKELLPLAQRILQISHLPLAVYDVQGNVLAGEDGQVEADRYAIAVGEETLGWVQGGEEAAPLASLLSDLALRAVEKKTLANEVLDRYREINLLYNIAAKLTHCREVSTVATVALEEAQRLIYGTSAVLMLLNPETQVLDLQLMVGDPAVAEPKTALGEGIAGYVAKTGISEIVNDVVADVRYGEVVPGIRSLLCAPMKALDRVIGVISIHHSELFTYTAADLKLLTAIALQSAPAIENALFYQRQMEAARQREAKLQEQLQELRIEVDEAKRASQVAEITESDFFVRLRQKAKDLRQRR